Proteins from a single region of Drosophila biarmipes strain raj3 chromosome 3R, RU_DBia_V1.1, whole genome shotgun sequence:
- the LOC108027244 gene encoding esterase B1 isoform X2, translated as MAARFMDMLKLTFKVLSFKYEQRKLATSIYSVIKTKLGPVRGVKRNTIWGESYFSFEKIPFAKPPLGELRFKAPEPVEPWDRELDCTSAAEKPLQTHPFFRKFAGSEDCLYLNVYAKDLQPNKLRPVMVWIYGGGFQVGEASRDMYSPDFFMSKDVVVVTVAYRLGALGFLSLDDPELNVPGNAGLKDQILALRWVQQNIEAFGGDPNNVTLFGESAGGASTHFLTLSPQTEGLIHKAIVMSGSVLCPWTQPPKNNWAYRLAQKLGYTGDNKDKAIFEFLKSVSGGEIVKASGTVLSKDEKHHRILFAFGPVVEPYTTEHTVVDKSPYDLMNNSWSHRVPMMFGGTSFEGLLFYPEVSRRPATLDEVGNCKNMLPNDLSPNLDPKLRENYGLQLKKAYFGDEPCNQANMMKFLELCSYREFWHPIYRAALARVRQSSAPTYLYRFDHDSKLCNAIRIVLCGHQMRGVCHGDDLCYIFHSMLSHQSAPDSPEHKVITGMIDVWTSFAANSDPNCESLKSLKFAPLENEADFKCLNIGEQFEVKALPELQKIKAVWNSFYAPNQL; from the exons gGTGCTCAGTTTTAAGTATGAGCAGCGCAAGTTGGCCACATCCATATATTCTGTGATAAAGACGAAGTTGGGACCTGTGCGCGGAGTAAAAAGAAACACCATCTGGGGAGAAAGCTACTTCAGTTTTGAGAAGATACCCTTCGCAAAGCCCCCGTTGGGAGAACTTCGTTTCAAGGCCCCGGAACCAGTGGAACCATGGGATCGGGAACTGGACTGCACTTCGGCAGCGGAGAAGCCCCTGCAAACACACCCGTTTTTCCGAAAGTTCGCAGGCTCAGAGGATTGCCTCTACTTAAACGTTTACGCTAAAGAT TTGCAGCCAAACAAGCTTCGTCCGGTGATGGTCTGGATTTATGGAGGAGGGTTTCAAGTTGGAGAGGCCTCTCGAGATATGTACAGTCCAGACTTTTTCATGTCGAAGGATGTTGTCGTAGTCACTGTGGCCTATCGACTGGGAGCCCTGGGCTTCCTGAGCTTGGATGACCCCGAGTTAAATGTGCCGGGAAACGCCGGTCTCAAGGATCAGATCTTGGCCCTCCGATGGGTGCAGCAAAATATAGAGGCTTTTGGCGGTGATCCCAATAACGTCACACTCTTTGGCGAAAGTGCCGGAGGAGCATCCACTCACTTCCTGACACTAAGTCCCCAAACCGAGGGCCTCATCCACAAAGCCATCGTTATGTCGGGCAGTGTTTTGTGCCCCTGGACTCAGCCACCGAAGAACAATTGGGCCTATCGCCTGGCGCAGAAGTTGGGGTACACTGGCGATAATAAGGACAAGGCCATCTTTGAGTTCCTGAAATCAGTGAGTGGCGGCGAGATTGTCAAGGCCTCTGGCACGGTCCTTAGCAAGGACGAGAAGCACCATCGAATTCTGTTTGCCTTCGGACCTGTTGTAGAGCCCTACACCACCGAGCACACTGTGGTTGATAAGTCACCGTATGATCTAATGAACAATAGCTGGAGCCACAGGGTGCCCATGATGTTCGGAGGCACCAGCTTCGAGGGGCTGCTTTTCTATCCAG aGGTTTCAAGGCGTCCAGCAACTCTGGATGAGGTGGGAAACTGCAAGAACATGCTGCCGAACGATCTGAGCCCCAATTTGGATCCCAAGCTGCGCGAAAACTACGGATTGCAGTTAAAGAAAGCGTACTTCGGCGACGAGCCCTGCAATCAGGCCAACATGATGAAATTCCTGGAACTGTGCTCATACCGCGAGTTCTGGCACCCTATCTATAGGGCGGCCTTGGCTCGAGTCCGCCAGTCGAGTGCTCCTACCTATCTGTACCGCTTCGATCACGACTCCAAGTTGTGCAATGCCATTAGGATTGTCCTTTGTGGCCATCAGATGCGAGGTGTTTGCCATGGCGACGACCTGTGCTACATATTCCATAGCATGTTGTCGCACCAATCCGCGCCAGATTCCCCGGAACACAAGGTAATCACCGGCATGATCGACGTTTGGACGAGTTTCGCCGCCAACAGTGATCCAAACTGCGAAAGTTTAAAGTCTCTTAAATTCGCCCCGCTCGAAAACGAAGCTGATTTCAAGTGCCTCAATATCGGGGAGCAGTTCGAAGTGAAGGCTCTTccagagttgcagaaaatcaAGGCAGTTTGGAACAGTTTTTACGCCCCAAATCAACTGTAG
- the LOC108027244 gene encoding esterase B1 isoform X1, which translates to MRKYLVFLTNLRHYSHIPNTSKALACTNWDLIQQVLSFKYEQRKLATSIYSVIKTKLGPVRGVKRNTIWGESYFSFEKIPFAKPPLGELRFKAPEPVEPWDRELDCTSAAEKPLQTHPFFRKFAGSEDCLYLNVYAKDLQPNKLRPVMVWIYGGGFQVGEASRDMYSPDFFMSKDVVVVTVAYRLGALGFLSLDDPELNVPGNAGLKDQILALRWVQQNIEAFGGDPNNVTLFGESAGGASTHFLTLSPQTEGLIHKAIVMSGSVLCPWTQPPKNNWAYRLAQKLGYTGDNKDKAIFEFLKSVSGGEIVKASGTVLSKDEKHHRILFAFGPVVEPYTTEHTVVDKSPYDLMNNSWSHRVPMMFGGTSFEGLLFYPEVSRRPATLDEVGNCKNMLPNDLSPNLDPKLRENYGLQLKKAYFGDEPCNQANMMKFLELCSYREFWHPIYRAALARVRQSSAPTYLYRFDHDSKLCNAIRIVLCGHQMRGVCHGDDLCYIFHSMLSHQSAPDSPEHKVITGMIDVWTSFAANSDPNCESLKSLKFAPLENEADFKCLNIGEQFEVKALPELQKIKAVWNSFYAPNQL; encoded by the exons gGTGCTCAGTTTTAAGTATGAGCAGCGCAAGTTGGCCACATCCATATATTCTGTGATAAAGACGAAGTTGGGACCTGTGCGCGGAGTAAAAAGAAACACCATCTGGGGAGAAAGCTACTTCAGTTTTGAGAAGATACCCTTCGCAAAGCCCCCGTTGGGAGAACTTCGTTTCAAGGCCCCGGAACCAGTGGAACCATGGGATCGGGAACTGGACTGCACTTCGGCAGCGGAGAAGCCCCTGCAAACACACCCGTTTTTCCGAAAGTTCGCAGGCTCAGAGGATTGCCTCTACTTAAACGTTTACGCTAAAGAT TTGCAGCCAAACAAGCTTCGTCCGGTGATGGTCTGGATTTATGGAGGAGGGTTTCAAGTTGGAGAGGCCTCTCGAGATATGTACAGTCCAGACTTTTTCATGTCGAAGGATGTTGTCGTAGTCACTGTGGCCTATCGACTGGGAGCCCTGGGCTTCCTGAGCTTGGATGACCCCGAGTTAAATGTGCCGGGAAACGCCGGTCTCAAGGATCAGATCTTGGCCCTCCGATGGGTGCAGCAAAATATAGAGGCTTTTGGCGGTGATCCCAATAACGTCACACTCTTTGGCGAAAGTGCCGGAGGAGCATCCACTCACTTCCTGACACTAAGTCCCCAAACCGAGGGCCTCATCCACAAAGCCATCGTTATGTCGGGCAGTGTTTTGTGCCCCTGGACTCAGCCACCGAAGAACAATTGGGCCTATCGCCTGGCGCAGAAGTTGGGGTACACTGGCGATAATAAGGACAAGGCCATCTTTGAGTTCCTGAAATCAGTGAGTGGCGGCGAGATTGTCAAGGCCTCTGGCACGGTCCTTAGCAAGGACGAGAAGCACCATCGAATTCTGTTTGCCTTCGGACCTGTTGTAGAGCCCTACACCACCGAGCACACTGTGGTTGATAAGTCACCGTATGATCTAATGAACAATAGCTGGAGCCACAGGGTGCCCATGATGTTCGGAGGCACCAGCTTCGAGGGGCTGCTTTTCTATCCAG aGGTTTCAAGGCGTCCAGCAACTCTGGATGAGGTGGGAAACTGCAAGAACATGCTGCCGAACGATCTGAGCCCCAATTTGGATCCCAAGCTGCGCGAAAACTACGGATTGCAGTTAAAGAAAGCGTACTTCGGCGACGAGCCCTGCAATCAGGCCAACATGATGAAATTCCTGGAACTGTGCTCATACCGCGAGTTCTGGCACCCTATCTATAGGGCGGCCTTGGCTCGAGTCCGCCAGTCGAGTGCTCCTACCTATCTGTACCGCTTCGATCACGACTCCAAGTTGTGCAATGCCATTAGGATTGTCCTTTGTGGCCATCAGATGCGAGGTGTTTGCCATGGCGACGACCTGTGCTACATATTCCATAGCATGTTGTCGCACCAATCCGCGCCAGATTCCCCGGAACACAAGGTAATCACCGGCATGATCGACGTTTGGACGAGTTTCGCCGCCAACAGTGATCCAAACTGCGAAAGTTTAAAGTCTCTTAAATTCGCCCCGCTCGAAAACGAAGCTGATTTCAAGTGCCTCAATATCGGGGAGCAGTTCGAAGTGAAGGCTCTTccagagttgcagaaaatcaAGGCAGTTTGGAACAGTTTTTACGCCCCAAATCAACTGTAG